aagatgaattGATGCGCGATCGGGGTAAGCTGGCACAATAACAATCCCCTTCAAGCTTGCCGCAAAGATGACAATTGCTCATCTACTCCGCAGACAGGTCGCCCTCACCGCTACCAAGCAACCTCCGTGAAATATCCTCCTTAGCCTCATGGACCGTCTCGACACACAAACCAGGCTGTGGTGTTGCGGCCCTCCGTCACCCGTCACCCACCCAGTACTGGCAATCGGATGGACCACAACCGCACATGCTAACCCTGCATTTCTTCAAACTTGTCGCAGTGGTCAAAATCCGTGTCTACCTCGATTTCGAAATGGACGAAAGCTACACCCCTACCAAGATGGTCTTCCTAGCCGGCATGGGCGGCAATGACCTGGTGGAGTTCGCAACCTGGGAAGGTGAAGGGCCCTGCGGCTGGGTCGATATACCTCTTGAAGGTGTGGGAGGCCGAGACGGCGGCTGGGTCCGGAGGCGACGGCGAAAGCGCACGCGGGCCCGTCCTCAGGACGGTaagggcaagggcaagggaaaaggaaagtcCAAGGGCGTCGCATGGCCAGACTATATGTTTTCAGACTCGGAGAACCCGGTCGAGTACGACGAAGCGGCCTATGACTACGACGACGGCGAAAGCACCAgcgaggacgacgaagacgaccCGTATGCGGGGAACGTGCTGAAAGCCATGGTGATCCAGATGCGAGTGACGGAGAACCATCAGAACGGGAAGGATACGCATGTGCGCGGGTTCCAGGTGTTTGCGCGCGACGACGATCGGCGGCGTATGGGCAATGCCCCCTCTGCCTCTGCGGATGGACGGACCCGAAGGCACAGTGCTCGACGGTCCCTTCGCGGGAGTCTCAATGATGGCGGCGCTGAGGGACGTAATCCCAATGGGGATGCTGACGGGGTTAGGGTCGGTGGCTTAGAGGAGCCGGACTGGATGGGGGAGCCTGTAATACGATAGGAGTGGGATTTGCCCATGTATGTCTTACCATTTCGGGTGGCATTTACAAAACGGTGTTCGCGGCGGTTCTCATTTCTCAACCAAGCGACAGGTGCATGAGGGCGGGTTTGCTATCGGTCTTCTGTGTTTACCAGTTTAAGATACCCATTTCTTACCTTTCTTATATTCTACTATATGGAGCGAGCGCGCTGCTGGGGCAACCGGGTGCTATCGACAATCACGAGCCAATGGCCTCAATATTCTGATAATTAATAAAGTATCGAGTCATATCTACTTTAAATTTGCTCAAGTCATCTCCCATTGGACATCACATGGGACGGAAATTGCTCGTGCGACGAGGAAACCCCCCCAGAAAAACTTGCTTTTACATATCCACTATTGCTTcaacagcttctccagctcggcaGCAACAGCGTCACCGACCTCGCTAGTTGTCGACTTGCCGCCAATATCGGCAGTGCGGATACCGGCCTCGATCACATTGCGGACGGCCGTCTCGATGGCCCTGGCGTCATCCATACGGTTCAGGGAGTactgcatcatcatggcGACAGAGAGAATGGCGGCGACGGGGTTAACGATGCCCTTGCCGGCAATGTCAGGGGCAGAACCTGTTTTTACGTCAGCGCACACTCAGATCGCAAGCTGTAGACAACAAGGAGAAAACGTACCGTGAATAGGCTCATAGATACCATTGACCTTGGTCTTTCCGTCAGGAATGCCGCTCAAGCTTGCGCTGGGCAAGAGTCCCAGAGAACCAGGGATAACGCTGGCTTCATCACTGATGATGTCACCGAACAGGTTGCTAGTGACAACAATACCGTTAAGCTTTCTAGGCTCCTTGACCATGATCATGGCCGCGGAGTCAATGAGCTGGTGCTCCACCTTGAGCTGGGGGAACTCCTTGGCCATGACCTCCGTCACGGTCTTCCGCCACAGCCGGCTCGTCGCGAGGACGTTGGCCTTGTCCAAGCTCCACACGGGAAGAGGGGGGTTGTGCTGCAGAGCGAGGTGGGCCGCAAGGCGGGTGATGCGCTCGATCTCCGCGCGGGAGTACGGCTCCGTGTCCATGGCGAAGCCGCTGCCGTCGTCCTCCTTGCGGTCGCCGAAGTAGATGCCACCGGTCAGTTCGCGGATAATGTTGAAGTCGACGCCGCGGCAGACTTCGGGGCGGAGAGGGGAGCCGTCGACCAGCGACGGGGCGGCGAAGTTGCAGGGGCGGAGGTTACCGAATGTGCCCATCTCCTTGCGCAGACGGAGGAGGCCCTGTTCGGGGCGGACGGCGCCAGTGCCCCATTTCTATGGGTTGTGTTACTTTTGGGTTCTGGAGGTGGATATGAGAGAGTGTTCACGTACGGGACCGCCAATGGCACCGAGGAGAACGGCATCGGCGTTCTTTGCGGCGTTAAGAGCTTCGTCGGTAAGGGGAGATCCGGTAGCATCGATCGATGCCTACAGGGTCCTCGTAAGCAATTGGCCGAAGAAATGCCGGTTTGAGATTGTCACTTACACCACCGAGCAATTGATCCTGGAGGTTGAAGGTAGCATCGTCACGGCACTTCTCGATGACGCGCAGGACCTAGCATTTGGCAAGCCGTATTAGTTGATGCGATGATTTGTGACGAAACCACTGCTGATGAGTCTTTGTCTACAGCAAGCTCGTTGTCTGCTCACCTTGATTGCCTCAGCGGTCACCTATGGCCAAAGGTACGCTCATTAGCTATCCGACACAAGATATGCCTGCTGTGGACCCCGAACTTACCTCCGGACCACAGTGGTCCCCAGCGAAAACGACAATGTTATATGACGGCATTGTGAATATACAGCCAGAAGAAAATAACTGAAGCTGGGGAAACTGAAGGACAATTGCAGACGAGTGAAGTTGAAATATCCCTTCAAAATATGGAGGGGTGGATGCACCCCGCGCGCCGACACCGGAGAGTGACGGACGGAGATCCTTTGGAATCCACTTCAAGCCGATTGGACTTGGAGCTATACAAAACACTCATACATTGAAATAGCTATCTGAAGAACAGTAAATTGTTACTGATCATATAAAAATAGATAGACAGAATCATTCCTGGTCTTTGATTACCCCTGATACACCGAGCCACAGTAACGTTGCTGATTTGTCAACATGCGTGTTGAATATGTCCACTGATTCTCATCAAAACAGATTAAAAAAATTAGCAAGGCGTAAGGAAGAAACCTAGTTgacaagaagaaaggaaggaaatgaagaatAAGAAGAATTCTAAAAATGATGGCAGAGCAGGCATCTGCAGTGCGAACACTCGCCTGTAAGAGGGTCCCACAACCAGATGGACCCCTTTAACCGCTTCTCCGTAAGATGCTTTTGAAGGAACCAGGGTGTTCCCAAAGCGGGTGAATAACAGAAAGCCAGAACGATAATCACAGCCAGAGCTGCTCCTTAGCCTCAGTATACTGACCATAGGATCAGACCATGCATAGAAGGAGCCGGAAGCCAACAAAGCAGAGACAAAGGCTCCGTTGACAACAACCAATTCAATGATGAAGCGCCAAAATCGAGAAAAGCACTGGACACAGGCAGTCGGCTGCCACCTTGTCAAAGCCTCCAAATGAGGAAGGCTGGCGCACTTGGGCGATGCAGCGCTCGAGCAGTCTACAGTGTCTTCCCCTCCCGTTCAGCCTTGCGTCTGGCACGATCACCTTCAGCAAGCCATTTGCTAGCCTTCACCAGCTGAACGACGTTGATGAATTGCTTCAAAGCCATGACTGGGGCGGAGATTCCGGTGATAACCCAAGGCCAGAAGCTGTCAATCTTGTTTGCCCGGGCAAGCTCCAGAGCTCCGGCGCTCCAGGGACTAGCGAGAGCTGGAGGCGCACTGGGATCttgagcttgaagaagagagggggAGAGAAtaggagaggaaaaggaaagcagGTATAAACCAATGAAGAAAAGTTCATTGAGGGCACAGCAAATGAAAAGGACAGTCTGCAGGCTCTGTCAGCCATCAGCTCTCCTTTTGTAGACATTGCATCGCACTCACCTTGCTGTGATAGTATTGGTACAGAATCCAGCTTCTGGTGGCCTCGACGTTCTTGTGGCTTTGGCTCGCTCCTCCCATGCTAAGCGTGGCGTACATGTGCATATAGTGACTGGCGAGGTCCAAAGAAATCAGGCTCTGGAAAAGGATGGCCCACCGCGGCCACGCGGAGCTGAGGAATACCAGTAGACAGGCGGTTGTGCATCGGTCCGTCACCATGTCGAGCACCGCACCAAAAGTGGTGGACTGATTGTAGTAGCGCGCTGCATATCCATCCAAGGCATCCAACAAGCATGATATGCTATATAGTAAAGAGCATGTTCGTGGGTGGAGGGGCATGTAGTAGAGAGAGGCAATGGTCAAGAAAACTCGGGAATATCCTGCACCGTTGCACCAGCGGTCAGCGTCTCATTCAAACAAGGGAACCTGTACATAATTTACTTACCGATGAGGTTCGGAATAAAAAGAAACACATTCTCCCTAGCTTCCGCGTCAGGAGAAGGGGAGCTGTTTTTTTGGGGGGGTTTCCGCGTCGTGCCGTTGCTTGTAGTTGTCACGTCGCTATCCTCTGATTGAGCAGCCAGGGCGGCTTTTTGTCTTCTCGTTCTGGCGCTCATAATGAAATGTATGCGAACGCAATTTATTAATTGGAGAAGTCGCCCCTGATAGTAAGGGTTGTAGCTGGTAAGGTGTAGTGTAACCGATAAGTATAGAGGATAAGTTGTGATGCCGCAGCTGCCGCACTGACAGGACTTGTCCCAAGCAAGTCTCAACAGCCAAACGAGACTTATGATGTAAGTTGCGCACGGTCGTGTGCTGATCGAAAATCAAGTTTGAATGATTGTTATTGAACACTGCGATAACCACGATCAATAAGTCTGGCCAGGGAGTGATAAAAGACAAATCGTTAGTTGTGGAGAGCGACAAAGCTTACCGAGTGAGATTTGCAAAGCACGTACTGACGAGTTCCGCCTTGCTATGACGCGGCCTCCTAGGAGGACACTCGATCTCAAGAAATTAGGGGAATAAGGTGAATTCAATGAGCTTAGGAAACATAGGCCGAAGGTCACGCTGCTTAAACGGCCTTAGATATCAACCTTGATTAGCTGGTGAGCAATCAGGAGATGTCCGGGGAAAGTTGCTCGGTCGTATATGTAAAGTTGGCGATAAGGCCGATAAGCAATGAAGCTCTTGCTGCGTCAAGCCAAGAGCAAACGGCACTTTGGTTCTGCTCGTGACAATGAAAGGACAAGTGAAGATGATAAGATTGAGGACACAGGCCAGATGGTCAGAAAAGACTGCTGTTTAACAACCGTGTTCGATGAGCCCTGTGCGCAGCAAAAATCCCCGTATGAAGTTAGAGGCGGCTCCTTGCGGATAATCCGTATGTATCAAGCACCAGCATCATATAATGCAAATCTGAATCCAGATTGAATATTACCGTGCATCCGTAGCTATTCATTCTGTATACGAGTTTCTCAAGTACAAAATAACAGTTTAAGGTAGCAAAAGAAAAATTCTTTCGGCTCCTAAGGAGAATGTATGTACAGCAGGATTCAAAGGGTCCCAGCCACCGGCAGTGTCTGTCAAATATTACAACattagaaaaaaaaagtatgTACAATTGGGGGTACTAATGACTCGTGCTCATCGCCTGGAACTGCGCGGATCAGTTGCTTCTTGTCGACGCCATTCTCGGGATTCTTTGGTCCCCAGACTCCCAAGTCCTCCTTCCAGTCGGCGCTCCCAACCGCCCAAACGAACGACGAGGCATGTTGCATTATCCCCTTCCTTTGTCACTTCCGTTGCGAAGTTGACCACGTTCCGAGCCCCTTCATCCGGCGTCTTTGCCTCCTTGATTATGTCGACAACTTCTTGGTCGGTGAGCGTTCCACTAATTCCGTCAGTCATGAGGACTAAGAACGAGTACTCTGCTGGACCCATCTCGATACGCCGGATTTCTGGTTCTGCAGATACGCCGATGCGTTTCGATTGGACGTCGCCAAAGGCACGCGTATTCGCCAAACCACTCATGCGCTCCTCGCCAAAGGAATCGGTTACAAATGTGGCGGCATATCGCCTCAACCGATTGGCTTCGATCGGGGACGAAGGATGATGGTTGGACGTCAGTGGGATTGCCGCTCCTGTTGCAGTAGAACATAGCAGAATCCGCGTGTCACCCACATGTGAGACCAGGAGACTCGACGGCGCCGATGGGTGCCAGAACGGAGTGGGAGACGGAGTCGAGATGAGGGCAACACTGGCCGTGCTGCCTCCCTTAAATCGTCGGTAACCGCCAAGCTTCATCTGCTGTGTATGCTTTGGCCCGTACAGAATGTCATCTTGGTACTGCGGCTTATGAGCCGTGGCTagttcatcgtcttccttggcGGCTTGCGCTGAAACGAAGTCAAGGTCCGCACGCAGAAACGCATACTCTAGAATCTCTTCAATCGTGACGCCTCCGGTATGATCGTCCCCGTTGCCTGTTGCGCTCCCGTTTCCTTGAGCACTGTTCCCACGATAGGAAAAATGGGCCGGCACAAATCGCTTGAAGTAACCTCCGACCAGCCTTCTCCAATTCTGAACTAGGGttttctccatttccgccaTTCTCTTATGATTGCCCCGTTGTATGATAGGCAGATCGCCCCGACAGATCTCCGACTCATTCTTGGAAAAGTGGCCCTCTCGGTCTTTGCTCAGGCTCGACTGGAATTCCGATTCGGCTGCCGTGTCCTGTATATATTCATGCAACGTGTCTTTCAAAAATGTGCTGCATTCGCTCCCTCCATGCCCGTCAAACACACCAAAGTAGAAGACTTGCGGGTCACCGCTGGCGCTATCTGCACCCCGGTTCTCCAGAGGCGCAGTGGTGCGCTTGATAGTCACAGACGCAGGGGGTCGCTTTGCAAAGGCAGGAATATCAAGGACGCCAGCCTGGTGTGTATCCTCATTCGAGACACGAGTCCCACGGGATGTGGCAGCACCGAAGTGGTGTTTCGCTCTGCGCAGCGGTATGCGGACGACGGTGGTCTCGCGGTCAACCAGCGCCTGGAAGGAGGTCGGTGGATGTGATATCGCACCGGTATGAGGTACAGACGCGGAGCGAGGAAACTTATGATAGGAACTAGATAGTCCTCTGGGGTCTGGATGTAGGGACGAGGACGGCAGGAGGGTAACAAAGTAGTCGTGGAATTCTGGCCGCTTAACAGGCCGGGAATTGGCGGACACCGCCGAGTTCGTATTCTGATGACGTTTTGGTAGTGCCACGAAAGCTTGAGGCAAACAACAGGTCAGTAAGCGCGTCGAACGTTTCACAGGATCAGTGCAGACACAGCTCCGAGATCTCTATAGCGGCGTCGGAGATAAGAATTTCGGGAGgggaagcaggagaagagcgCGACATACTGTAGTTCGTCAAGGTCCACGTTCGGACAGTGACTCGCCTCGCAGGAGCCCAAATCATGGAAGTGAAGGcatttaatagtaactaaCTTTGAATTATGTTCATAAACAGTTTAAAATAGACACACTTGCGGGTTCATGCTGGAGAGATCCTGTCTTGGTCCCGGAGGTCAACGTAGAGAGGCTCTTTTGCTGGGGTGCGGCCCGAGCGTCTTTGCGACGGAGAAAAGCCACGGCAGTTTGCTCTggctgatgatgacattTCCTCTTGGCAACGACTACCACTCTGCAGAATAGAGATTACCATAACCTGGTTTATGGATCGCAAGAATGCCTTGAAGACAACCAGCCACATTATACAGGGGATACTGCATCATTTCACTGCTGAGCTCCAGATTGGCCAATCTGAGCTTTTAACTACAGCCAACACGGCCTATGTTATTGTGGCTGATGATCCCAGAGAATCGTTCGACTGGCAATTGAAAATCATTAACACCTGATCCTTTTGATGTCCTATCATACACCAAGTGTCACAGTTCTTCGTCTCTTCGCTAACGAGCAATCCGCCGCAAACTAGAGGGAAGTCTGTAACAGACCAGGGGCCGTGAGAAACGAACGCAAAACGAACGCAAAACGAACGCAAAACAAACGCAAAATCATTAAAGCAAATTGCCAGCCCAAACGTATCAAATAGGCGGTACGAGTCCCTGACAGAACGTAAACGACACCATTGCTCATCTCAGAGATGGCCTCGACACTGTATCAGAAGGCGGGAAGACCAAACTAACAAGATCCGTACGCCGGAGCCTTGAATACAGTCACCCAACTGTATCAGTTCCCATCAAGGCCAGATATCAGGGACTCCGGGATGAGTGCCGCACTGTTCTCGGGCATCAGCAGCACCTCACTCCGGAAGACAAGCTCGGTATTCGATGATTCTTCAAAGTTTGCACGAATGTAGGTGACGGGCGTGTAGGCTAGTTTGATTCTGAACCACAAGCGCCGGAGCTCGCCCGGAGATCTGTCGTTGGTTGGGTCCATGTTGACCATCTCAATCGggtcaaagacatcatcgcTTTCCGGGAAATAATGCACATATTCCAGAGGAGTCAGAAGCATGTCGACTGAGAGAGCCTGCGCCTTTGCGATTATTTGCGCGATCCTGGTGCGGCCCTCGGTCTGGTAGTTGGGTATGTCTGGGACAAGACGTCCAACGTACCGCCACAGCTTTTCCACGTACCATCGGTGCTTTTCCAGGTAAAATTCTTTGAATCCGGGCTTGCACAGAATCTCGCAGACGATTTTCACCATGGCGTTGAGCACGACCTTTCGTACAAAGGGCTCAAGGTCTACAGTGGATGTCTTAGCGGGAGACTTATGTTGGCCAAGGAGGACTATTAGTCCACTTCACTCAccacgaagaagatggtgcTTCAGCAGTTGATACTCGGCATCCAAAGCGAGGTCAAATCCCTGTACCACAGTCTCGTTCAGAACCCAATCAAGCAGCCACTCGTTGACCGCTTTGGAAACCAGGGCCCACCTGGTGGTAGGGCTCGCGAGCAGACGGGGCATCAGGATGCTGTGCGAGACGCGATTGAGGTATTGTCTGATGCGAACGGGCAGCTGTCCGTCTCGGACGGTGTCAGGAGTATTTGCAAAGATATGTCCGAACATTTCCGCCTTCCTCCAGAGCTCTGCAAGCTTGGCTGCGAAGTGCTGCGTCGCCCACTCTGCGCCGTAGTTCATGCCAAACTCGATCGTCGAGATGGCAGGACGGTGGCGCCGGAGAAGTCTTTCAAGATCCTCATTGGGAGTGAGCTGCGGAACGACGCTGGTGGGCTCGGGACGTCTACGGGCCTCCTGGTGGGAAGGAAGCTCCTGGAGAAAGGTATGCAGGCCCAGGAAGTCCATTTTCCTTGCTGTTTGGATTTACCacggagaagaaagacgAGTGGCAGTCTGGATGGTTTGCCTAAGAATTCTTTGTTTAGGAAAATGCAAATCAGCTCGGTCAGAAGTCAACACTTGGGAGAGTGATAAATTTTAACAGTCTAAGATTCAGGGTGTGCGTGGGATTCAACCCAAGCTCGGCGCCCTGGTAAGAGAAAACAACATCGTGCTGTTGGATGCCAGCAGTCTCAGATGCGCAGCTGGCGACGTTTTCTGTCATGCTTGTGACTACTGGTCCGGAAAGTTCTAAGTTATCAAGAGAGCACATGGTTTTGTGAATGAGATGTGTTTAATATGCTGAGGTACTCAGCCTGAATTGAAATCTTAAGTTCCGTCTCTAAAATCAATGCCTTTGTCGTATACCGCCGGAAAGTATATGGTAGATAAGGAGGCCATTTAATGTGCTTGTCTTCTGCGTTATAGGAACCATAGGTTTTCCTATCATATCCACTAACGTATGTCGATCCTATTTGACGAGGGCATTGCCCCCAAGTACGTGCACACTCAGTTGATATCCTGACATACCTTATGTGGCCGCGTTGCAGTCCTCAACAGTACACTACAAAAGCGAATGGTTTACTTATTAATGGGCTTGGAGAAGCCAGCACGAGAAACGGATGTTCTACAATTTGGCGAAGCAGGTAAGAGCTGGTCGGAATACAAAGAAGTTCAATTTGCGCTGAAATGATGCGAAGTTCCTATAAACAAATCATTCCACAACAGCCTTCAGGCTCATACGACACCATGAAAGCGAGATGTTAGAGAATCGGCACCTACCAGGGCCAGCGTTACCCAAGCACCATGCCgcagcaggaagatcaactTGAAAGGTTTCCAAAGGTTTTTGACTGTCATGAGTCGCGCCTAATAACCTGATTAGATGAGATACCTACCATGTCGTGCATGTGGTAGGAGTTCACGAAGTCGCTCGTGCACTAAATTGCTTTTGTGCGGGAGAACAAACTGCTGTATACGGCATCGACGACAGGCTGAGCGGTGATCTGTCGACCGCCAAAGAATCGACCGTTGAGACCCTTGATGGCATTCTCGCCGCCTTGGACTCTGTCGAACTTGAGGTAAATGTCGCCTTGAGAGTTGGGATCTAGTGCAATGTGAACAACATGGCCATATTTGTCTTCGCACTCAGCGCGGACgtcatcctccagctccttgatccAGGCCTCGCCCTCTTCTCTGTGGATTGGTTAGTACATGGGAGGTAGCTCTCTAAGAATGTAAAGATGACATACTCTGCAGGGTCGAACATGTTACGAAGCAAAACGCATCGACTTGCCATGTTGACATTGACCGGCAACGGCTTGGTTTCTGTTTTGGGGCGGAGCACCTTCTGCTTATCATCGGCAGCAGGTTCGGCAGGTTCATCTGTTCTTGCAAGTTTCCTCATCAATGCGTCCCTACTATAGTTGTTGAAGTTCACACCGGCAACGTCCGTATCATCCAGAGCACTAGCGCCAGCTCCCTTTTCAGAATCGCGGCCACCGGCACGATCGAAGTTACTAGTACCGCCAGCCTGGATACCACGTCCTCCCTGGCCGGAGAACGAAGAGCCCTGGAAATTCGGTTGGTTCGCACCATGGCTCTGCGAGCGTTGCGCTGACGAGTCAGGGGTGAACTTATCGTTGCCAAGGCCAACGCGGATTGCGCGACCAGCAAGGTCAAAACCATTCATCTTTTCTAATGCCTCTCGGGCCTGGTTGGGGTCACGGAACCTGCAAAGTCGTTTGTCAGCTGAAGCAGGACAATCACGAAAACAGGAAGACTCGTCACTTACTGTACAAAGCCGTAACCCTTGCTCCTACCTGCTTCATCCTTTTGCAGTTGAACAAATTCGAGTTCACCGAACGGTTCAAACACATTCTGGAGGTCATTTTCAGTGATACTGAAATGGATATTACCCACGTATAACCTGTGAAATGGCGCAGCGTGATTATGTCCACTGCTGGCCTCTGGATTACGGGCCTGGCGGTTCTTCTCCGCTTCCGTCAATTGTGCGATGATTGGAATCCCTAGAAGCTTCTGTCCAGTGAGCTGAATAGCAGGTGCGACGGATTCTTCGCTCTTGAACTCGACATAGCCAACACTATGAGCCATTAGTCGACAAACTAGCAACAAGTAGAGGAGCCACACTTACCCTTTAGACCTTCCACTCACACGATCCTTGACGATCTGAGCTTCTTTAACGGGTCCAACCTTTTCGAAGAAAGCAATCAGTTCCTTCGTTCTCAGACGTGCCGCAAGCTGCTGAACAAAGATTGTACGCCTGTCACGTTCATCCTCATTGAGCTCTGGAGACTTCTCTCGGCTTGGGCTGCGCTTGCGTTCACGGCGGGAACGTCGCTCATCTTCCCGATCTTCTCGATGAGAGCGACCCGAAGGGCGGTAGTATCGGTCATCATAAGGGGAGCGAGATCGAGTGCGAGGCCGTCCAGGTCCGCGGTAATAGTCGCCAGAAGAACGGTAGTCGTCGCCGTAGCGATCACGGCGAGACCGACGGCGTTCACTGTCACGgcttctgctcctctttctgcttctATGGCTTCCGTTAGCACTGCCGTGTTCGCTTCGCGGACTCTTCATGTCTTCGTCTCCATCAGCATCTCGTTCTCGGCGACGTTCTCGACTCCGATCGCGCCGTCTGCGATCCCGATCCCGCGAGCGATCGCGGTCACGGCGTTCACTGCTATCGGCTTTTGAGCGGTCATCGCGGTCCTGAGACTGCGCAGAGTCTTGCGGGGTTGCTGCAGCGGTCGATTCGAGGAGTGCTTCCACGTCAAGACCTGACATTGTGATGTGCTAGGTAACTCTCTTGTGTCTGATGAGGTTTGAAtggggaagggaaagaaaggagatGGTGTAAAAAGGACTTTGGGTCACTTGTGCTTCGTTAGAAAGTGCCGAGTTATCAAGCTTGACTTGGGCGAACCCTTCTATTTGTACAATCAGATTTCTTAGACTTTGCAGTCAGAGAGTCAAAGGCGGGGGCAGTTGATCACTTGATTCATGTGTGTCGCAAATTGTGTAGGCTTTAGCTATTGATAACCCGGTGGTGAGGGATGTCTAAATGTCTCAAACTGAGAGGAACCATGGATGGTCACATGATGCTTGGCATTTGCCGCCGCCTGAAAAAAAATTCTGAAGCCGATTGGTGGGTGCCTCTGGCCAACAATAACAGAACGGCACACCCAGTACTTCACAATGAGCAAAGAGAAGTTTCTAATTATGTATTAATACCTAGTCATATAAGTCGTTTAGATAACAATCCTAAAGCCGTTTAAGACATAAAAGTTTCCACCATTAGAGATTGAAAGTACAGTCCTTTGATGGTTGTCTGAACAACAGTAGAGACCAAAAACCATCATCTGTAGAAGCCGTGGCGTTTAGCCAGGTTCGGATATTGGGACCGTAGTAAGTTGTAATTAGTCGTTAAGAAAAGATATGAGCAGAGAAGGAATCCGTCGCAGTGCGAGACAAAGAACAGAAACTCCAAGCAAGCAGTCTTCATCATTGAGCTTTCGCGCCCTTGGGTGGCGGGGTTTTGAGTTCGGTGCCAAACACCCGGTCCCAGAAGCGACTTGTGACACCAAAGCCGTTTTCATAGTCGGCAAAGTGGTGCTCAAGGTGATACTTCT
The DNA window shown above is from Aspergillus fumigatus Af293 chromosome 1, whole genome shotgun sequence and carries:
- the leu2A gene encoding 3-isopropylmalate dehydrogenase LEU2; this encodes MPSYNIVVFAGDHCGPEVTAEAIKVLRVIEKCRDDATFNLQDQLLGGASIDATGSPLTDEALNAAKNADAVLLGAIGGPKWGTGAVRPEQGLLRLRKEMGTFGNLRPCNFAAPSLVDGSPLRPEVCRGVDFNIIRELTGGIYFGDRKEDDGSGFAMDTEPYSRAEIERITRLAAHLALQHNPPLPVWSLDKANVLATSRLWRKTVTEVMAKEFPQLKVEHQLIDSAAMIMVKEPRKLNGIVVTSNLFGDIISDEASVIPGSLGLLPSASLSGIPDGKTKVNGIYEPIHGSAPDIAGKGIVNPVAAILSVAMMMQYSLNRMDDARAIETAVRNVIEAGIRTADIGGKSTTSEVGDAVAAELEKLLKQ
- a CDS encoding anaphase promoting complex subunit DOC1, translated to MPRHHLRRHPAPVPETNSDEPPQQQTSRSRLGHGSAQTQFQTPPSRNIPNIPQLHPSSGPVEMSAAAPTHPGAAAQGALFSLFGRGVSGRQRGQMMDEDDQDDEEEEDVGEEEEDVDQSYEMDHRRLDLELEEGEREFSAEEMEGMAGEELEGEDEEDELMRDRDRSPSPLPSNLREISSLASWTVSTHKPGCGVAALRHPSPTQYWQSDGPQPHMLTLHFFKLVAVVKIRVYLDFEMDESYTPTKMVFLAGMGGNDLVEFATWEGEGPCGWVDIPLEGVGGRDGGWVRRRRRKRTRARPQDGKGKGKGKGKSKGVAWPDYMFSDSENPVEYDEAAYDYDDGESTSEDDEDDPYAGNVLKAMVIQMRVTENHQNGKDTHVRGFQVFARDDDRRRMGNAPSASADGRTRRHSARRSLRGSLNDGGAEGRNPNGDADGVRVGGLEEPDWMGEPVIR
- a CDS encoding putative RNA splicing factor (Pad-1), with the translated sequence MSGLDVEALLESTAAATPQDSAQSQDRDDRSKADSSERRDRDRSRDRDRRRRDRSRERRRERDADGDEDMKSPRSEHGSANGSHRSRKRSRSRDSERRRSRRDRYGDDYRSSGDYYRGPGRPRTRSRSPYDDRYYRPSGRSHREDREDERRSRRERKRSPSREKSPELNEDERDRRTIFVQQLAARLRTKELIAFFEKVGPVKEAQIVKDRVSGRSKGVGYVEFKSEESVAPAIQLTGQKLLGIPIIAQLTEAEKNRQARNPEASSGHNHAAPFHRLYVGNIHFSITENDLQNVFEPFGELEFVQLQKDEAGRSKGYGFVQFRDPNQAREALEKMNGFDLAGRAIRVGLGNDKFTPDSSAQRSQSHGANQPNFQGSSFSGQGGRGIQAGGTSNFDRAGGRDSEKGAGASALDDTDVAGVNFNNYSRDALMRKLARTDEPAEPAADDKQKVLRPKTETKPLPVNVNMASRCVLLRNMFDPAEEEGEAWIKELEDDVRAECEDKYGHVVHIALDPNSQGDIYLKFDRVQGGENAIKGLNGRFFGGRQITAQPVVDAVYSSLFSRTKAI
- a CDS encoding CDP-diacylglycerol--inositol 3-phosphatidyltransferase; the encoded protein is MSARTRRQKAALAAQSEDSDVTTTSNGTTRKPPQKNSSPSPDAEARENVFLFIPNLIGYSRVFLTIASLYYMPLHPRTCSLLYSISCLLDALDGYAARYYNQSTTFGAVLDMVTDRCTTACLLVFLSSAWPRWAILFQSLISLDLASHYMHMYATLSMGGASQSHKNVEATRSWILYQYYHSKTVLFICCALNELFFIGLYLLSFSSPILSPSLLQAQDPSAPPALASPWSAGALELARANKIDSFWPWVITGISAPVMALKQFINVVQLVKASKWLAEGDRARRKAEREGKTL
- the ptcA gene encoding type 2C protein phosphatase PTC6, whose amino-acid sequence is MDFLGLHTFLQELPSHQEARRRPEPTSVVPQLTPNEDLERLLRRHRPAISTIEFGMNYGAEWATQHFAAKLAELWRKAEMFGHIFANTPDTVRDGQLPVRIRQYLNRVSHSILMPRLLASPTTRWALVSKAVNEWLLDWVLNETVVQGFDLALDAEYQLLKHHLLRDLEPFVRKVVLNAMVKIVCEILCKPGFKEFYLEKHRWYVEKLWRYVGRLVPDIPNYQTEGRTRIAQIIAKAQALSVDMLLTPLEYVHYFPESDDVFDPIEMVNMDPTNDRSPGELRRLWFRIKLAYTPVTYIRANFEESSNTELVFRSEVLLMPENTFVALPKRHQNTNSAVSANSRPVKRPEFHDYFVTLLPSSSLHPDPRGLSSSYHKFPRSASVPHTGAISHPPTSFQALVDRETTVVRIPLRRAKHHFGAATSRGTRVSNEDTHQAGVLDIPAFAKRPPASVTIKRTTAPLENRGADSASGDPQVFYFGVFDGHGGSECSTFLKDTLHEYIQDTAAESEFQSSLSKDREGHFSKNESEICRGDLPIIQRGNHKRMAEMEKTLVQNWRRLVGGYFKRFVPAHFSYRGNSAQGNGSATGNGDDHTGGVTIEEILEYAFLRADLDFVSAQAAKEDDELATAHKPQYQDDILYGPKHTQQMKLGGYRRFKGGSTASVALISTPSPTPFWHPSAPSSLLVSHVGDTRILLCSTATGAAIPLTSNHHPSSPIEANRLRRYAATFVTDSFGEERMSGLANTRAFGDVQSKRIGVSAEPEIRRIEMGPAEYSFLVLMTDGISGTLTDQEVVDIIKEAKTPDEGARNVVNFATEVTKEGDNATCLVVRLGGWERRLEGGLGSLGTKESREWRRQEATDPRSSRR